The Amblyomma americanum isolate KBUSLIRL-KWMA chromosome 5, ASM5285725v1, whole genome shotgun sequence genome window below encodes:
- the LOC144135159 gene encoding uncharacterized protein LOC144135159 yields MSSAPSMGPGIYRWHPEKPCAGKSTHPAAAQRNGSGAPRTAVAAAVPAAPLTVPGQGLPSSGPPPPRGGHQGPSAADASGKLTGTKPSGVFSDTQEKTTNAWPRQGPAQERPNRILCLSMTLLILSSIMVILAYVNITLYHRIHERHTEEVDEGDSNMDESTARYVDRATRLSKRINSTREVPSNS; encoded by the exons ATGTCTTCCGCTCCTAGCATGGGGCCAGGCATCTACAGGTGGCATCCTGAGAAGCCCTGCGCCGGCAAGTCAACCCATCCGGCGGCTGCCCAAAG GAATGGTTCCGGGGCTCCCAGAACGGCTGTAGCTGCGGCGGTACCGGCAGCCCCCCTGACCGTACCAGGACAAGGCCTGCCTTCTAGCGGGCCGCCACCACCTAGAGGTGGTCACCAAGGTCCTTCGGCGGCAGACGCGTCGGGGAAGCTCACAGGTACCAAGCCCTCCGGCGTCTTCAGCGACACCCAAGAGAAGACCACGAATGCCTGGCCGCGGCAGGGGCCAGCACAGGAACGTCCTAACCGTATTTTGTGCCTCTCTATGACCCTCCTGATACTCTCCTCCATCATGGTGATCCTCGCGTACGTGAACATCACGCTTTACCACCGGATACATGAGCGTCACACGGAAGAAGTAGATGAAGGGGACAGCAACATGGATGAGAGTACCGCGCGCTATGTAGATCGCGCGACTCGGCTTTCCAAGAGGATCAACAGCACCCGTGAAGTACCGAGCAACTCCTAG